From the genome of Lutzomyia longipalpis isolate SR_M1_2022 chromosome 2, ASM2433408v1, one region includes:
- the LOC129789608 gene encoding sodium/hydrogen exchanger 6 isoform X5, producing MAWYTVSVCKWTYLAVFLGNFAGLCMGGATDIALDAKATQNHRIDSLNLLLYTFLLTLTVLTIWLFKHRRVSWLHETGLAVIYGLIVGAIIRYASTTTSLVHVNVEPEVNTMYNESLPPDTLWLKFPGRLNQSNPDGKSLPNKTYAYTFRGAVQAEENEIDLKATFDPEIFFNIILPPIIFHAGYSLKRKYFFRNLGAILTFAIIGTTLSAFLIGALMYGCVQLMPERLRASFGFLDTLYFGALISPTDPLTILAIFHDMHVDVNLYALVFGESVLNDAVAIVLSGAIQNYGEHYSSTGGFETDAFFRSLGDFFSIFMLSLLIGASMGCFTALLTKFTRVRDFPLLESALFVLMSYSTFLIAEAAELTGVVAVLFCGICQAHYTYNNLSEDSRIRTKQIFELLNFLAENFIFSYIGVSMFTFPKHHFDPWFIMSGFICAAIGRAVNIYPLSFLLNLGRKPKIAMNFQHMLFFAGLRGAMSFALAIRNTVSDARQAMLTTTSLIVIATVIIQGGASNFLLTWLKIPFGVDDETEALTYQGVRSVYNSMENTTGETESAGDAEGGGGGAIAGTSATDHGKKSHEKAFLARIWGNFDTRYMKPLLTHSRPTLLETLPVCCGPVARLLTTTEQLTQNGVTRRADSDSDLCIEEDSNYRGPGGSDPPARRNSISRMRRQQQSSA from the exons ATGGCGTGGTACACGGTGTCCGTGTGCAAATGGACATATTTGGCTGtgtttttggggaattttgcTGGGCTGTGCATGGGGGGCGCTACCGACATTGCCCTTGATGCAAAAGCAACGCAAAATCACAGAATAGACAGCCTCAATCTTCTCCTGTACACCTTCCTGCTGACCCTTACAGTTTTAACCATCTGGCTGTTTAAACATCGTCGTGTAAGCTGGCTCCACGAGACAGGACTCGCCGTCATCTACG GGTTGATTGTTGGAGCTATCATTCGCTATGCCAGCACTACGACGTCCCTGGTGCATGTGAATGTGGAGCCAGAGGTGAATACCATGTACAATGAATCCCTCCCACCGGATACGCTGTGGCTCAAATTCCCCGGGAGGCTCAATCAATCAAATCCAGATGGTAAGAGTTTGCCAAACAAAACGTACGCCTATACGTTCAGGGGGGCAGTTCAAGCGGAAGAGAATGAGATTGATCTCAAGGCTACATTCGATccagagattttcttcaatattatCCTCCCACCGATTATTTTTCATGCCGGCTACAGCCTCAAAAGG AAATACTTTTTCCGCAATTTGGGAGCTATTCTAACATTCGCCATCATTGGGACAACCCTATCGGCATTCCTGATTGGTGCTCTCATGTACGGCTGTGTCCAACTAATGCCGGAAAGGCTCCGTGCGAGCTTTGGTTTCCTCGACACACTATACTTTGGGGCCCTTATCAGTCCCACGGATCCCCTGACAATCCTTGCCATCTTCCACGACATGCATGTGGACGTTAATCTGTATGCTCTAGTTTTCGGGGAGAGTGTCCTCAATGATGCCGTTGCCATCGTCCTTAGCGG AGCGATTCAGAACTACGGAGAGCATTACTCAAGCACCGGTGGCTTTGAAACAGATGCCTTCTTTAGATCTCTCGGAGATTTCTTCAGTATCTTCATGCTCTCTCTTCTGATTGGCGCCTCAATGGGGTGCTTTACAGCATTG TTGACCAAATTTACCCGTGTTCGAGATTTTCCACTCTTGGAATCGGCTCTCTTTGTTCTCATGTCCTACAGTACGTTCCTCATAGCGGAAGCTGCAGAGCTAACAGGTGTTGTTGCAGTTCTCTTCTGTGGCATCTGTCAGGCTCACTATACGTACAATAATTTATCTGAGGATTCAAGGATACGAACTAAACAGATTTTCGAGTTACTCAATTTCCTCGCggagaatttcattttctcctaCATTGGGGTATCAATGTTTACCTTCCCAAAGCATCATTTCGATCCGTGGTTCATCATGAGTGGATTT ATTTGTGCAGCAATCGGTAGAGCTGTCAACATCTATCCATTGTCCTTCTTGCTGAATTTGGGTCGAAAGCCCAAAATTGCCATGAATTTCCAGCATATGCTCTTCTTTGCTGGCCTTCGTGGAGCCATGTCATTTGCTCTGGCCATCAGGAATACCGTGTCAGATGCAAGACAAGCCATGTTGACCACCACGTCGCTCATTGTAATTGCCACGGTGATTATTCAAGGGGGTGCATCGAATTTCCTCCTCACATGGCTGAAGATTCCATTTGGTGTGGATGATGAAACAGAGGCCCTCACCTATCAGGGCGTAAGAAGC GTCTataattcaatggaaaatacaACTGGG GAGACGGAAAGTGCAGGAGATGCTGAAGGTGGTGGTGGAGGTGCTATTGCTGGTACAAGTGCCACAGATCACGGGAAGAAGAGTCATGAGAAGGCATTTTTAGCACGAATTTGGGGCAATTTTGATACAAG GTACATGAAGCCCCTCCTGACACATTCGAGGCCAACACTGCTGGAGACCCTTCCCGTCTGTTGTGGACCCGTGGCGAGACTTCTCACAACCACCGAGCAATTGACTCag
- the LOC129789608 gene encoding sodium/hydrogen exchanger 6 isoform X4, translating to MAWYTVSVCKWTYLAVFLGNFAGLCMGGATDIALDAKATQNHRIDSLNLLLYTFLLTLTVLTIWLFKHRRVSWLHETGLAVIYGLIVGAIIRYASTTTSLVHVNVEPEVNTMYNESLPPDTLWLKFPGRLNQSNPDGKSLPNKTYAYTFRGAVQAEENEIDLKATFDPEIFFNIILPPIIFHAGYSLKRKYFFRNLGAILTFAIIGTTLSAFLIGALMYGCVQLMPERLRASFGFLDTLYFGALISPTDPLTILAIFHDMHVDVNLYALVFGESVLNDAVAIVLSGAIQNYGEHYSSTGGFETDAFFRSLGDFFSIFMLSLLIGASMGCFTALLTKFTRVRDFPLLESALFVLMSYSTFLIAEAAELTGVVAVLFCGICQAHYTYNNLSEDSRIRTKQIFELLNFLAENFIFSYIGVSMFTFPKHHFDPWFIMSGFICAAIGRAVNIYPLSFLLNLGRKPKIAMNFQHMLFFAGLRGAMSFALAIRNTVSDARQAMLTTTSLIVIATVIIQGGASNFLLTWLKIPFGVDDETEALTYQGVRSETESAGDAEGGGGGAIAGTSATDHGKKSHEKAFLARIWGNFDTRYMKPLLTHSRPTLLETLPVCCGPVARLLTTTEQLTQNGVTRRADSDSDLCIEEDSNYRGPGGSDPPARRNSISRVSIRLVSDERNSFLASYKTRD from the exons ATGGCGTGGTACACGGTGTCCGTGTGCAAATGGACATATTTGGCTGtgtttttggggaattttgcTGGGCTGTGCATGGGGGGCGCTACCGACATTGCCCTTGATGCAAAAGCAACGCAAAATCACAGAATAGACAGCCTCAATCTTCTCCTGTACACCTTCCTGCTGACCCTTACAGTTTTAACCATCTGGCTGTTTAAACATCGTCGTGTAAGCTGGCTCCACGAGACAGGACTCGCCGTCATCTACG GGTTGATTGTTGGAGCTATCATTCGCTATGCCAGCACTACGACGTCCCTGGTGCATGTGAATGTGGAGCCAGAGGTGAATACCATGTACAATGAATCCCTCCCACCGGATACGCTGTGGCTCAAATTCCCCGGGAGGCTCAATCAATCAAATCCAGATGGTAAGAGTTTGCCAAACAAAACGTACGCCTATACGTTCAGGGGGGCAGTTCAAGCGGAAGAGAATGAGATTGATCTCAAGGCTACATTCGATccagagattttcttcaatattatCCTCCCACCGATTATTTTTCATGCCGGCTACAGCCTCAAAAGG AAATACTTTTTCCGCAATTTGGGAGCTATTCTAACATTCGCCATCATTGGGACAACCCTATCGGCATTCCTGATTGGTGCTCTCATGTACGGCTGTGTCCAACTAATGCCGGAAAGGCTCCGTGCGAGCTTTGGTTTCCTCGACACACTATACTTTGGGGCCCTTATCAGTCCCACGGATCCCCTGACAATCCTTGCCATCTTCCACGACATGCATGTGGACGTTAATCTGTATGCTCTAGTTTTCGGGGAGAGTGTCCTCAATGATGCCGTTGCCATCGTCCTTAGCGG AGCGATTCAGAACTACGGAGAGCATTACTCAAGCACCGGTGGCTTTGAAACAGATGCCTTCTTTAGATCTCTCGGAGATTTCTTCAGTATCTTCATGCTCTCTCTTCTGATTGGCGCCTCAATGGGGTGCTTTACAGCATTG TTGACCAAATTTACCCGTGTTCGAGATTTTCCACTCTTGGAATCGGCTCTCTTTGTTCTCATGTCCTACAGTACGTTCCTCATAGCGGAAGCTGCAGAGCTAACAGGTGTTGTTGCAGTTCTCTTCTGTGGCATCTGTCAGGCTCACTATACGTACAATAATTTATCTGAGGATTCAAGGATACGAACTAAACAGATTTTCGAGTTACTCAATTTCCTCGCggagaatttcattttctcctaCATTGGGGTATCAATGTTTACCTTCCCAAAGCATCATTTCGATCCGTGGTTCATCATGAGTGGATTT ATTTGTGCAGCAATCGGTAGAGCTGTCAACATCTATCCATTGTCCTTCTTGCTGAATTTGGGTCGAAAGCCCAAAATTGCCATGAATTTCCAGCATATGCTCTTCTTTGCTGGCCTTCGTGGAGCCATGTCATTTGCTCTGGCCATCAGGAATACCGTGTCAGATGCAAGACAAGCCATGTTGACCACCACGTCGCTCATTGTAATTGCCACGGTGATTATTCAAGGGGGTGCATCGAATTTCCTCCTCACATGGCTGAAGATTCCATTTGGTGTGGATGATGAAACAGAGGCCCTCACCTATCAGGGCGTAAGAAGC GAGACGGAAAGTGCAGGAGATGCTGAAGGTGGTGGTGGAGGTGCTATTGCTGGTACAAGTGCCACAGATCACGGGAAGAAGAGTCATGAGAAGGCATTTTTAGCACGAATTTGGGGCAATTTTGATACAAG GTACATGAAGCCCCTCCTGACACATTCGAGGCCAACACTGCTGGAGACCCTTCCCGTCTGTTGTGGACCCGTGGCGAGACTTCTCACAACCACCGAGCAATTGACTCag
- the LOC129789608 gene encoding sodium/hydrogen exchanger 6 isoform X6, producing MAWYTVSVCKWTYLAVFLGNFAGLCMGGATDIALDAKATQNHRIDSLNLLLYTFLLTLTVLTIWLFKHRRVSWLHETGLAVIYGLIVGAIIRYASTTTSLVHVNVEPEVNTMYNESLPPDTLWLKFPGRLNQSNPDGKSLPNKTYAYTFRGAVQAEENEIDLKATFDPEIFFNIILPPIIFHAGYSLKRKYFFRNLGAILTFAIIGTTLSAFLIGALMYGCVQLMPERLRASFGFLDTLYFGALISPTDPLTILAIFHDMHVDVNLYALVFGESVLNDAVAIVLSGAIQNYGEHYSSTGGFETDAFFRSLGDFFSIFMLSLLIGASMGCFTALLTKFTRVRDFPLLESALFVLMSYSTFLIAEAAELTGVVAVLFCGICQAHYTYNNLSEDSRIRTKQIFELLNFLAENFIFSYIGVSMFTFPKHHFDPWFIMSGFICAAIGRAVNIYPLSFLLNLGRKPKIAMNFQHMLFFAGLRGAMSFALAIRNTVSDARQAMLTTTSLIVIATVIIQGGASNFLLTWLKIPFGVDDETEALTYQGVRSETESAGDAEGGGGGAIAGTSATDHGKKSHEKAFLARIWGNFDTRYMKPLLTHSRPTLLETLPVCCGPVARLLTTTEQLTQNGVTRRADSDSDLCIEEDSNYRGPGGSDPPARRNSISRMRRQQQSSA from the exons ATGGCGTGGTACACGGTGTCCGTGTGCAAATGGACATATTTGGCTGtgtttttggggaattttgcTGGGCTGTGCATGGGGGGCGCTACCGACATTGCCCTTGATGCAAAAGCAACGCAAAATCACAGAATAGACAGCCTCAATCTTCTCCTGTACACCTTCCTGCTGACCCTTACAGTTTTAACCATCTGGCTGTTTAAACATCGTCGTGTAAGCTGGCTCCACGAGACAGGACTCGCCGTCATCTACG GGTTGATTGTTGGAGCTATCATTCGCTATGCCAGCACTACGACGTCCCTGGTGCATGTGAATGTGGAGCCAGAGGTGAATACCATGTACAATGAATCCCTCCCACCGGATACGCTGTGGCTCAAATTCCCCGGGAGGCTCAATCAATCAAATCCAGATGGTAAGAGTTTGCCAAACAAAACGTACGCCTATACGTTCAGGGGGGCAGTTCAAGCGGAAGAGAATGAGATTGATCTCAAGGCTACATTCGATccagagattttcttcaatattatCCTCCCACCGATTATTTTTCATGCCGGCTACAGCCTCAAAAGG AAATACTTTTTCCGCAATTTGGGAGCTATTCTAACATTCGCCATCATTGGGACAACCCTATCGGCATTCCTGATTGGTGCTCTCATGTACGGCTGTGTCCAACTAATGCCGGAAAGGCTCCGTGCGAGCTTTGGTTTCCTCGACACACTATACTTTGGGGCCCTTATCAGTCCCACGGATCCCCTGACAATCCTTGCCATCTTCCACGACATGCATGTGGACGTTAATCTGTATGCTCTAGTTTTCGGGGAGAGTGTCCTCAATGATGCCGTTGCCATCGTCCTTAGCGG AGCGATTCAGAACTACGGAGAGCATTACTCAAGCACCGGTGGCTTTGAAACAGATGCCTTCTTTAGATCTCTCGGAGATTTCTTCAGTATCTTCATGCTCTCTCTTCTGATTGGCGCCTCAATGGGGTGCTTTACAGCATTG TTGACCAAATTTACCCGTGTTCGAGATTTTCCACTCTTGGAATCGGCTCTCTTTGTTCTCATGTCCTACAGTACGTTCCTCATAGCGGAAGCTGCAGAGCTAACAGGTGTTGTTGCAGTTCTCTTCTGTGGCATCTGTCAGGCTCACTATACGTACAATAATTTATCTGAGGATTCAAGGATACGAACTAAACAGATTTTCGAGTTACTCAATTTCCTCGCggagaatttcattttctcctaCATTGGGGTATCAATGTTTACCTTCCCAAAGCATCATTTCGATCCGTGGTTCATCATGAGTGGATTT ATTTGTGCAGCAATCGGTAGAGCTGTCAACATCTATCCATTGTCCTTCTTGCTGAATTTGGGTCGAAAGCCCAAAATTGCCATGAATTTCCAGCATATGCTCTTCTTTGCTGGCCTTCGTGGAGCCATGTCATTTGCTCTGGCCATCAGGAATACCGTGTCAGATGCAAGACAAGCCATGTTGACCACCACGTCGCTCATTGTAATTGCCACGGTGATTATTCAAGGGGGTGCATCGAATTTCCTCCTCACATGGCTGAAGATTCCATTTGGTGTGGATGATGAAACAGAGGCCCTCACCTATCAGGGCGTAAGAAGC GAGACGGAAAGTGCAGGAGATGCTGAAGGTGGTGGTGGAGGTGCTATTGCTGGTACAAGTGCCACAGATCACGGGAAGAAGAGTCATGAGAAGGCATTTTTAGCACGAATTTGGGGCAATTTTGATACAAG GTACATGAAGCCCCTCCTGACACATTCGAGGCCAACACTGCTGGAGACCCTTCCCGTCTGTTGTGGACCCGTGGCGAGACTTCTCACAACCACCGAGCAATTGACTCag